The region CCCCCGTTCCGAACTCGGCTTCGTCGACCGGCACATCGGCCCCGACGCCGCGGCCGTCGAGACGCTGCTGAGCACGATCGGCGTCGAGTCGCTCGACGAGCTGGCCGCCAAGGCGCTGCCCGCGGGAATCCTCGATGCGCTCGACGCCGACGGAACCGCCCCCGGACTCGAGCACCTGCCGCCCGCCGCCACCGAAGCCGAGATGCTCGCCGAGCTGCGCGCGCTGGCCGAGTCGAACACCGTCGCGGTGTCGATGATCGGCCAGGGCTACTTCGACACGCTCACCCCGGCGGTGCTGAAGCGCAACATCCTCGAGAACCCGGCCTGGTACACGGCGTACACGCCGTACCAGCCGGAGATCAGCCAGGGCAGGCTCGAGGCGCTGCTGAACTTCCAGACGATGGTCACCGACCTCACCGGCCTGGAGGTCGCCAACGCGTCGATGCTGGACGAGGCGACCGCCGCGGCCGAGGCGATGACGCTGATGCACCGCTCGGTGCGCAGCTCGTCCAACCGGCTAGCTGTTGACGCCGACGTCTACGCCCAGACGGCGGCGGTGCTGGCGACGCGCGCCGAGCCGCTCGGCATCGAGATCGTGACCGCCGACCTGCGCGACGGCCTGCCCGAGGGCGAGTTCTTCGGCGTCATCGCGCAGTTGCCGGGCGCCGGCGGCGCCGTCGTGGACTGGTCGGATCTGGTCGCCCAGGCCCACGACCGCGGCGCGCTCGTAGCGGTGGGCGCGGACCTGCTCGCGCTGACGCTGATCGCGCCGCCCGGCGAGATCGGCGCCGACGTCGCGTTCGGCACCACCCAGCGGTTCGGGGTCCCGATGGGATTCGGCGGCCCGCACGCCGGCTATCTGGCCGTGCACGCCAAGCACGCCCGTCAGCTGCCGGGCCGGTTGGTCGGGGTGTCCAAGGACGTCGACGGCGCCCCGGCCTACCGGCTCGCGCTGCAGACCCGCGAGCAGCACATCCGGCGCGACAAGGCCACCAGCAACATCTGCACGGCGCAGGTCCTGCTCGCCGTGATGGCGGCCATGTACGCCAGTTACCACGGCGCCGACGGCCTGCGCGCGATCGCCGAGCGCGTCCACGACCATGCCAGGGCGCTGGCGGGCGGGCTGTCCGATGCCGGCGTCGACGTCGTGCATCAGTCGTTCTTCGACACGGTGCTGGCCCGCGTGCCGGGCCGCGGCCGCGAGGTGGTCGACGCCGCCAAGCGCAGGGGCATCAACCTCTGGCTCGTCGACGACGACCACGTGTCGGTGGCCTGCGACGAGGCGACCACGGCCGCGCACGTCGCCGACGTCCTCGCGGCGTTCTCCGCCGGCGCCACCAGCGTCCCCGCGGCGCGCGCCGGTGCGGACATCTCGACTAGGACCTCGGAGTTCCTCACCCACCCGGCGTTCACGAAGTACCGCACCGAGACCGCGATGATGCGCTATCTGCGGTCACTGGCCGACAAGGACATCGCGCTGGACCGCAGCATGATCCCGCTGGGGTCCTGCACGATGAAGCTGAACGCGGCCGCGGAGATGGAGCCGATCACCTGGCCCGAGTTCGCGCGTCAGCACCCGTTCGCCCCGGCGTCGGACAC is a window of Mycolicibacterium chubuense NBB4 DNA encoding:
- the gcvP gene encoding aminomethyl-transferring glycine dehydrogenase; its protein translation is MSAQRSTPSDPRSELGFVDRHIGPDAAAVETLLSTIGVESLDELAAKALPAGILDALDADGTAPGLEHLPPAATEAEMLAELRALAESNTVAVSMIGQGYFDTLTPAVLKRNILENPAWYTAYTPYQPEISQGRLEALLNFQTMVTDLTGLEVANASMLDEATAAAEAMTLMHRSVRSSSNRLAVDADVYAQTAAVLATRAEPLGIEIVTADLRDGLPEGEFFGVIAQLPGAGGAVVDWSDLVAQAHDRGALVAVGADLLALTLIAPPGEIGADVAFGTTQRFGVPMGFGGPHAGYLAVHAKHARQLPGRLVGVSKDVDGAPAYRLALQTREQHIRRDKATSNICTAQVLLAVMAAMYASYHGADGLRAIAERVHDHARALAGGLSDAGVDVVHQSFFDTVLARVPGRGREVVDAAKRRGINLWLVDDDHVSVACDEATTAAHVADVLAAFSAGATSVPAARAGADISTRTSEFLTHPAFTKYRTETAMMRYLRSLADKDIALDRSMIPLGSCTMKLNAAAEMEPITWPEFARQHPFAPASDTPGSRRLIADLQAWLTGITGYDEISLQPNAGSQGEYAGLLAIQAYHIARGDAERNVCLIPSSAHGTNAASAALAGMKVVVVGCRPNGDVDLDDLRAKVAQHADRLSALMITYPSTHGVYEHDIADICAAVHDAGGQVYVDGANLNALVGLARPGRFGGDVSHLNLHKTFCIPHGGGGPGVGPVAVRAHLAPYLPGHPLASELSDQLAVSAAPYGSASILPITWAYIRMMGASGLRSASLVAIASANYVARRLDEYYPVLYTGENGMVAHECILDLRGITKATGVTVDDVAKRLADYGFHAPTMSFPVAGTLMVEPTESESLAEVDAFCEAMIAIRAEIEKVAARHWSPDDNPLRGAPHTAECLMVAEWNHPYTREQAAYPLGTSFRPKVWPPVRRIDGAYGDRNLVCSCPPVEAFA